In the genome of Nocardioides sp. NBC_00368, the window GAGCCCGCCCTCGCCATGCTCATCGGCGCACTGGCCGTCGTGCACACCTCGGACACGGTCGCCGCCGTGCTGCTCGGAGCACCCGGATCGGCCTCGGCCAGCGTGACGATGCTCGATGGCTACTCCATGGCGAGACAGGGTCAGGCGAAACGGGCGCTGTCCCTCGCCTTCCTCTCCTCGATGGCCGGCGGCCTGATCGGGGCGGTCGGGCTCACGCTCGCCATCCCGTTGGCGCGGCCCCTGGTGCTGTCCTTCGGCAGCCCGGAGCTCTTCATGCTGACCATCCTCGGGGTCTCGCTCGCCGCCGTTCTCTCTCGGGGCAACGTCGTCAAGGGCCTGACCGCCGGCCTGCTCGGTCTCCTGCTCGGTCTCGTCGGCACCTCGCCCACGACGGCCGAGGAGCGGTTCTCCTTCGGGTCGCTGTTCCTCAGCGACGGCATCTCCCTGGTCGCGGTCGCGCTGGGCGTGTTCGGTCTCGCCGAGATCGCCAGCCGCGTCGGTCAGCGCCGGGTGACCGAGAAGCCCGTGGAGCTCTCCGGCGGCTGGGGATCCGGCATCCGTGAGTGGATCACCCACTGGACCCACGTCATCCGGGGCGCCCTGATCGGCATCTGGGCCGGTGTCCTGCCCGGCGTCGGCGCCACCGCCGGCACCTGGCTCGCCTACGGGCAGGCCGTCGCGACCGCCAAGGACAAGCGCAAGTTCGGCAAGGGCGACCCTCGCGGCATCGTCGGTCCGGAGAGCGCCAACAACTCAGTCGAGGCCGGCGACCTCATCCCGACCTTCCTCTTCGGCATCCCCGGAGGCGTGCCGTCGGCGATGCTGCTCGGGATGCTGCTGACGTACGGCATCCAGCCGGGGCCGGCGATCGTCACCGACCATCTCGACCTGATGTACCTGATCGTGTGGGCGTTCGCGATCGCCTCGGTCGCCGGAGCGTTCCTCTGCTTCCTGGCCACCGGCTCGCTCGCCAAGCTCACCAAGGTGCCCTTCGCCGTGCTCGGGCCCGGCCTCCTCGTGGTGATGCTCCTGGGTGCGTTCCAGGAGGGTGGCCAGATCGGCGACCTGTGGGTGATGGTCGCGCTCGGTGTGGTCGGGTTCTTCCTCAATGCGACCGGGATGCCGCGGGCTCCGTTCCTGATCGGCTTCGTCCTGGCGATCCCGATGGAGCGCTACTACTACCTGACCGCGAGCCTGTACGACGGTGCCTCCTGGGTCGCCCGGCCCGGCGTGCTCGTCTTCGCCGCGCTGCTGGTCGTGCCGGTGCTGTGGTCCGTGGTCAAGCGGCTCCGCCGCGCCTCCGGGGCGGTCGACGACGGTCACCGCGACGAGCACGAGGACGACAACGACGGCGACGAGCTGGAGGGCTCGCTGGCACGTACGCCCTGGTCCCTCGGCGTCGCCGTGATCGCCGTGCTCGTCTTCGCCGGGGCGTTGTGGGTGAGCGGATCGTTCTCCGACGAAGCGCAGCTGATGCCTCGGCTCGTCGCCCTGGGTGGCCTGGCCGCAGCGGCCGCGCTGACCTGGCAGGAGCTTCGGGCACGACGGCGGGATGTCCCACCGGGCAGCAGTGTTCCCGTCGACGCGCCGGCCGGTTCCTCCGGCGCGACCATGCTCGCCACCCGGGTCGAGCCGATACTCGACGCCCGGGCCCTGGCCCGCCGCCAGGACCTGATGATCGGTGCTCGGACCTTCGCGGCCATGGCCGCGTTCCTGGTCCTCGTCATGCTCGGTGGCTACCTCGCGGCGACGCTGGTGTTCACCCCGCTGTTCCTCCTGTACGCAGCCCGCACCCGCCCACGCACGGCGATCATCTACACCCTCGTCCTGGGTGCCGTGCTCCTGGCACTGCCGTCGCTGCTGCCGGTCGACCTGCCGTTGGGTCTGCTGCAGTGATCGCGCCGATCTCCCGCCCTTCCACGAACCGAAAGGATCGCCGATGACCATCGTCGTCGCCTACGCCGACACCCCGCCCGGACATGCCGCCGTCACGGCCGCGGTCACCGAGTCACGCGAGGGCGAGACCGTGGTCATCGTCCCCGCGGTACGCGGCGAGCGGGTCCTCGAGATGGCCGAGCTCGAGGCCCGCTGGCCGGAGGTCGCTGGCCGGGTCGAGGTCGAGCGGGGGGACCTGGGTGACCCCAGCGACACCGTCATCCAGGTCTCCCAGCGCCTCGATGCCCGCCTGATCATCCTGGGGCTCCGTGCGCGGACCCCAGTCGGCAAGCTGGTCTTCGGCAGCACTGCTCAGCGGATCCTGCTCGACGCCACCTGCCCGGTGCTCGCGGTCAAGCCGGCCGTGGTCGCCTCCTGAGCGAGGCCGGGGCGCTGCCGCATCAGCCGTTTGGCTGATTCCAGCCTCAGCCTTGTTCGCGATGATCTGCCATGCCACCGCTGATGGAGTTGGTGGCATGGCAGATTCTCTGGTTCGTACGCGGTCGGGCGCCCGTCCGCACTTCGCAGACAGGTTGACCTCTCGGCGGGGAGCGTGGGCAGCGCTGGGGCTCGCGGTGGTCGTGATGGGCGTGCTCTTCGGGGTCCTCGGTGGTGCGGAGGCCCCGGCAGGGAGCGGTGACGCGCCGGCGGGCTCGGAGGCGACGCGCGTCGGTGAGCTGATGAAGGGGTTCCCGGACGCGGACCGGCAGACGGTGCTCGTCGTCGCCTCGCGTACCGACGGCGGCGAGCTCTCCGCGGGTGACCTGGAGGGGCTCGTTCCGGTGGTCGGCGCGGCCGGTTCGAGCGAGCCGGAGGTCAGCGCGGACGGCAGGGCCGCGGTCCTGGCCGTGCCGATCACGGTCGGTGCCGACAACGCCGGGACGGCGGAGGTGATCGAGGATCTGCGTACCGACATCGCGGCGCAGCCTCCCGACGGGCTGGTCGTGCAGGTGACGGGTGGGCCGGCGTTCGGGGCCGACATGGCCTCCGCGTTCGAGGGCGCCGATGTCACGCTGCTGCTGGTGACGATCCTGATCGTCGCGATCCTGCTGATCATCACCTACCGGTCGCCGGTCCTGTGGCTCGTCCCGCTGATCGTGGTCGCGCTCGCCGACGGGCTGGCCGCGAGGGTCACGGCCGCGGCCGGGGCGCTGTGGGGACTCGAGTTCGACGCCGGAATCATCAGCGTGCTCGTGTTCGGCGCCGGCACCAACTACGCGCTCCTGCTGATCTCCCGCTATCGGGAGGAGCTGCAGGAGAGCGACGACGACCGGGCGGCGCTGAGCCGTGCCTGGCGCAAGACGGTCCCCGCGGTGCTCGCCTCGAACGTGACGGTCGTGCTCGCCCTGCTGGTCCTGGTCTTCGCCACGATCCCGATGACTCGCGGGCTCGGGGTCCCGGCCGCGATCGGTCTCCTGATCGCGCTGGTCGCGGTGCTGTTCGTGCTGCCGCCGTTCCTGGCGGTGTGCGGGCGCCGGTTGTTCTGGCCGTTCATCCCGCGGCCTGGTGGGGCTCGTGCCCAGGGGCGTACGTGGCGGGCGATCGCCTCCAGGGTCGCGAAGCGGCCGGCGGCGAGCCTGATCGGTGGCCTCGCGCTGCTCGCGGTGATGGCCGCGGGTCTGTTCGGCACCTCGGTGGGCCTCGACCAGGTCGAGAAGTTCCGGGTGCAGTCCGAGTCCGCCGCGGGCCTGGAGACGCTCTCGGCCCACTTCCCCGCGGGCGAGGCCCAGCCGATCCACATCGTCGCCGACAGCACGGCGGCCGACGAGGTGGTGGCGGCCGTGGCCGAGGTCGAGGGTGTCGTACGCGCCCATCCGGCCGGAACCACCGACGACGGATCGCTCACGAAGATCTCCGTGACCAGCGCCTTCTCGCCGGGCACCGAGCGCAGCCTCGACCAGATCACCGAGCTGCGCGAGGCCGTCCACCCGGTTCCGGGCGCGGACGCGCTGGTCGGCGGCGCGGTCGCGACCGAGCTGGATGCGAAGCAGGGGAGCGAGCGCGATCTGCTGCTGGTCGCGCCGCTGGTGCTCGCGGTGAGCTTCCTCGTCCTCCTCGCGCTGCTGCGTTCCCTGGTCGCCCCGGTGCTGCTGCTCCTGGTCAACCTCGCCAGCGCCGCGGCTGCGATCGGGGCGGGGAGCTGGCTGAGCCGGGTGCTGTTCGACCAGCATGCGCTCGACCTGCAGGTGCCGATCCTGGCGTTCCTGTTCCTGGTCGCGCTCGGCATCGACTACACGATCTTCCTCGTCCACCGGGCGCGCGCGGAGGTGAAGGCGGTCGGCACCCGGGCGGCCATGGTCGAGGCGGTCGCCCACACGGGCAACGTGATCACCAGCGCGGGCATCGTGCTGGCCGCGGTGTTCGCCGCGCTCGGCGTGCTCCCGCTCGTGGTCCTCGGGCAGCTCGGCCTGATCGTCGGGGTCGGCGTGCTCGTCGACACGCTGGTGGTGCGTACGGTGATCGTCCCGGCGATCTTCGCACTCGTCGGCGAACGAATCTGGTGGCCGAGCAGGTCTGTGGGGGAGCCCGGGAGAGTATTGGTCCCATGAGCGTCGTGCACATGCCGCTGGGGTGGACCGGCCCCTCGGGTTCGACATCGGCCCGGTCGACGGTGCGGGCCATGGAGGTCGGCCAGCACGTCATCGCCGTCGTGCTGACCGCGATCGGCGTCAGCCGGGCCGTCGGCGACGGCGTGGCGCTTCCCGTCGCGGTCGCCTCGGGAGTCGCGATCCTCGGGTGGCACACCGCCGGCGCGGTCCTGTCGTCCCGCACACGCTCGCGCCGGCTCCTGGTGGGGTGGCTGGTCGGCTTCGCCGCGATCTGGACCGCTGCGGTCGCGGTCTCGGCCGAGTTCGTCTGGCTGGCATTCCTGCTGTGGCTGCTCGCCGGTCACCTGCTGCCGCTGCGGTGGGGGCTGGCCTTCTCGGTGCTGGTCCTCGTGGTCGTGGTCGTCGCCCCGATCCTGGACCGCGGCACGACCAGCTATGCGGACGTCTTCGGCCCGGTCATCGGCGGCATCTTCGCGTTCGGCATCTCGCGTGGCTACCTCCAGCTGCTGCGGGACGCCGCCGAGCGCGAGCGGCTGGTGACCTCGCTGCGGAGCGCGCAGCAGGAGATGGCCGAGCTGCAGGACGAGCTCGTGCTGGCGCAGCGGCACTCCGGAGCGGTCGCCGAGCGCACCCGGATCTCCCGCGACATCCACGACACCATCGCTCAGGCGCTCTCCTCGATCCGGCTGCTGACCCATGCCGGCGGCAGCCGCACCACCGACGAGGACGCGTCGCGCACGTTCGCGCAGGTCGAGGCGCTCGCCGGCGACAGCCTCGCCGACGTACGCCGGATCGTGGCGGCCCTGGCTCCCGCCGAGCTCGAGGACGCCGCTCTCGCCTCGGCGCTGCGGCGCATGCTCGACCGCACCCACGACGAGGCCGGGCTACTGACCGAGCTGCATGTCGACGACACCCTCCCCCTGCTGCGGACCGAGGTCGAGGTCGCCCTGCTCCGCACCGCCCAGTCGGCGCTGTCCAACGTACGTCTCCACGCCGGCGCCACCCGGGTCGTCGTCACCCTGACCGACGACCAGGACTCGGTACGCATGGACATCAGCGACGACGGCGCCGGCTTCGACGTCGCCGCCTGGGAGCAGGACGCCGGCACGGGATCGTCGAGCTACGGCCTGCGGTTCATGCGGGCCCGGCTTCGCGAGCTCGGCGGCGGGCTCGACGTGGAGAGCACACTCGGCGAGGGCACCGCGGTCTCCGCGCATCTGCCGATCCACATCGAGGGGCCGCGATGACCACGGTGCTCCTCGTCGACGACCATCCGGTCGTACGCAGCGGCCTGCGTGCGGTGATCGACGCCGGCGAGTCGCTCCGGGTGATCGGGGAGGCGGCCACCGGGGAGGAGGCGATCGTGCTCGCCGGTGACCTCCGACCCGATGTCGTGCTGTGCGACCTGCGCCTCGGCAGCGGGATCGACGGCATCCGGACCACGGTCGCCCTCCGCGCCCTCGACCCGGCACCGGCGGTGCTGATCCTGACGACCTTCGACCGGGACGCCGAGGTGCTCGGCGCGATCGAGGCCGGCGCCGCCGGCTACCTCCTCAAGGACGTCGACCCCGAGGTCATCGTCGAGGGGATCCGGCGGGCCGCCGCCGGTGACATGGTGCTCGCCCCGGATCTCGCCGCGCGGGTGCTCAAGGGCATGCGGAGCCCGCTGCCGCGGCTGACCGGCCGCGAGATCGAGGTGCTGCGGCACCTGGCGCGCGGCGCCACCAACCGGGAGATCGCCCGCACCCTCTTCGTCACCGAGGCGACCGTGAAGAGCCACCTCGCGCACATCTTCACCAAGCTCGACGTCGACAGCCGGTCCCGAGCCATCCACGTCGCCCAGGAGACCGGCCTGATCTGAATCAGTGCTCGATGAGCCCCGACTGGTAGGCCCAGACGGCGGCCTGCAGCCGCGACTTCACGCCGAGCTTGGGCATCATCCGGGCCAGATGGGACTTCACCGTGGAGACCTCGAGGACGAGGGCCTGGGCGATCTCCTCGTTGGACATGCCCTCGGCGAGGTGGAGCAGGATGTCAAGCTCCCGCGTGGTGAGGAGCTCGCTGCCGCGGACGGCGGTCACGGGCTGCGTACGCCGGCGGGTGACGACCTCGCGCAGGACGCGGCGGGTCAGGGAGGTGTCCAGGGTGCCGTGGCCGGCGGCGACCGAGCGGACCGCGGCGACGATGGCGTCGGGGTCGGAGTCCTTGAGGAGGAAGCCGGACGCGCCGGCCTCGAGCGCGCCGAAGACGTAGTCGTCGATGTCGAAGGTGGTCAGGACGAGCACCGGGACGGGGTCGGCGACGTCGGGTCCGCAGAGCTCGCGGGTGGCGCTGATGCCATCGCGGCCGGGCATCCGGATGTCCATGCAGACCACGTCGGGACGCAGCGCCAGCGCCTGCTCGACCGCGGCCGCACCGTCCTCGGCCACCGCGACGACATCGATGTCGGGCTCGGTCCCCAGCAGCGTACGCAGCCCGGCACGCACCAGCGGCTGGTCGTCGGCGACGACGACCCGGATCATCCGGACACCTCCGCGGTCACGGCCGCGGGGATCCGCAGCCGGGTCTGCCAGCCACCCTCGGCGGTCGGTCCGGCCTCGAGGGTCGAGCCCGTCAGGTCGGCGCGCTCCTGCATGCCGACGAGGCCGAGGCCACGCCGTCTCGGGGGCCCGGATGACACGGGCCCGGGCGGCGGCCCGTTGCGCACCGTCACCACCACCTCGCCCGGCTCCCGGGCGTCGAGGATCACCTCGCACGGCGCTCCCGCCGCGTGGCGGGCGGCGTTGGCGAGGCACTCCTGCACGGTGCGATAGGCGGAGAGCTGTGCGAGCGGACCGACCCTCTCGAAGGCTGCCTCGGGACCCAGCGTGGACAGCGACACCGAGAGGCCGGCGCGACGGGCGTCCTCGACGAGCGAGGGCAGGTGGGCGAGGCGCTCGTGCCCGCTCGCCTCCTCGGTCTGCCCGGGACTCCGCAGGAGCGTGACCAGCCCGCGCAGCTCGCGCAGCATCGCGGTGCTCTGGGTGCGGACCTGGCGTACGGACTCCTTCGCGCCCGCCGGGTCGGTGTCGATCTGCCGCTCGACCGCGCCGGTCATCACCGCGATCCCGGTCAGGTGGTGGGCGGCGATGTCGTGGAGCTCGCGCGCCATCGCCGTACGCTCCTCCGCGATCGCCGCGGCGATCTGCGCGGACTGCTCGCGGTCGACGGCGTCGGCGAGGTCGGTCCGGGCCTCGCGTACGTCGCGGCGTGCGCGCACGGTGGCGGCGAGCAGTGCCGGCGCGGCGATCACCCCCGCGCCCTGGACGAGGCCCGCGAGGACGGCGGTGCCGGCCGCGACACCGATGCTCGTCTGGCTCACTGCCGTTCCTGCCGCGACCAGCAGTCCGGCACCGGCCAACCCTCCGGCGAGTGCACGGATCCGGTGGGGGAGCGGGGTCGAGGTCACCGCCGACCACGCCGCGACGACCACGGGCGTCGAGGAGAGGCTGGTGGCGTCGCCCGCCCCGCTCATCGCCAGCGCCACCGCACCCGCGGCCACGACCAGCAGCACCGTCAGCGGCCGCGAACGCCGCCCGAGGAGCGCCGCCGCCTGGCCGGTGAGCACTGCGAGCGCGACCCACCAGCCGACGCTGCCGAGAGCCGGCGACCCCGCGACCGACGGGTCGGCGGAGTCGAGGCCGGGCGCGACCACCAGCAGCACCGTCGTGACCAGCCAGACCACCACAGGTGCGATCAGTCGCGGCATCATCCGGGTCGTCTCCTCGTTCACGTCATCATCCTTTACGCAACCGGTCGCGGTCGCCAGCATCTTTCGATGCAAGTGCGAAGGTTCGCTCTTTTGCCAGGCGCGACCGGACCGGCCCGGTTCCTAGGTTCGGTCAGGCAACCGACCTGTGCGAAAGGGAACGACCATGACGACCACACTCCCGGTGACCCAGCCGGACCAAGGCCTACGAGCATTCGTACGCCGCCACCAGCTCTCCACGTTCTTCGTGCTCGCCCTCGCGGCGAGCTGGCTGGCCTGGACGCCCTACGTCCTGTCCAACAGCGGCCTCGGCCTCTGGGACCTCACCTTCCCCGGCGGCATGATCGGCGGTCAGCTCCTCGGGATGCTCCCAGGTGCGTACCTCGGCCCGATCGGCAGCGCGGCGCTCGTCACCGGGATCGCCGGCGGCAGGGCCGGCCTGCGGGCCTGGGTCCGGGGGATGTGGCGCTGGCGGGCGAGCTGGCGTTGGTACGCCGGCATCCTGATCGGCGTGCCGGCCGCGATCATCGTCTCGCTGCAGGCCACCGGGCACCAGATGGCGACGCCGTCGCAGGCGTGGCTGATCGTGGCGGTGGCGTACGTCCCGGGGCTGCTGATGCAGATGGTCACGACCGGTCTCGCCGAGGAGCCGGGCTGGCGCGACTTCGCCCTGCCCCGGCTGCAGCGCCGGGTCGGACCGCTCGGCTCCGCGTTCGTGCTCGGTCCGATCTGGGCGCTGTGGCACATGCCGCTGTTCCTGACCGACTGGGGCGGCTGGCCGGAGGTCAGCTGGTTCGCGCCGCTCGTCTTCGCGGGCTTCTGCTTCACCTTCGGCATCGTGATGACCTGGGTCTTCAACCGCACCGGGCAGAGCCTGCCGCTGGCCATGCTCCTGCACGTCAGCGTCAACAACTTCGCGTCGGTGGCCTTCGCCGAGGTCTTCCCTGACGTCGACGCCGACGAGTTCCAGCTCGCGCTGCTGGTCGGGTCGGGTGTCGTCGCAGCGCTCCTCGTCCTCGCCACGCGCGGGCGGCTGGGATACGTAAAGGAATCGGCTCGGTCTGTATAGATTCATCAGGTGCCTCTCCGTATCCGGCGCAGCGTCGCGCCGCTCGTCCTCGCCACCTCGCTCCTCGCCCTCGCGGCCACGGGATGCTCCTCCGAGACCGCCGACGGCGCGGGCGCGCCGAGCAGCCCCAGCCCGTCCGCGGAGGTGACCACCGAGCCGGGCGCCGAGCCCAGCACCGAGCCGACCGAGGACTCCAGCGGCACCTGCGCCACCGGCGACCTGACCTTCACCGTCTCCGAGAAGTCCCAGGCGGGCGGCTACTACCTGGTCACGGCGACCGCCAAGCCCGGCGTGACCTGCACCCTCGCGGGCCGGACGATCGAGGCCGGCTTCGGCTCCGACGTATCCGGCGACGTGATGCCGAGCGAGCAGGCGGAGGGCGACCCGATCACGATGACCGGCTCCACCAAGGCGTACGCCGGGGTCAACCCGCACAGCGGGTCGCAGGACGGCGGCGTTCAGTTCGAGGAGATCATCGTCTCCGCGCACGAGGGCGACATGGACCCGGTGTCCCTCAAGCTGCCGAGCACCGCCGAGGTCGACCAGCCGATCGGCACCAACTGGCACACCGATCCGGCTAAGGCGGTGCCGTTCTCGGGCTGATCCGTCAGATCCGTACGTCGACCGGCGCCGCAAAGGCGTCGGCGTCTCGCCGAGGCCAAAGATAGCGAGGCCGATCACGCCGGCGGCCCGCCGAACGCAGCGTCATCCGGTCACGTCAGCATCGAGGCGGCGGCGATGGTGATGCCCATGGCGAACAGCCCCAGAGCGGCGCGTATCCAGCGATACTTGACGATGATGATGTGGCTCAGCTCTGCGGCCGCCTCGACCAAACCGGATTGCTCGACCGGCTCGTCGCCGTCCAAGGCAGACGCGAGATGACCGGTCCTGGCAGCACGGTCGATGTCGGCGAAGGATGAGAACCCGGCTCCGGTGGTCCAAGCGCTGCGACGATAACGGGGGGTCAGGACCTTCAGAAGGCACCCCAGCGCTAGGAACCACAGGATGCATCCAAGTCGGGCCAGGAGAGCTGACAGGCCGCTTCCGTCGAGATTGGTCATGCCGATCGGCGCCGCCAGACCCAGGCTCATCGCGGCGATGAGCATGGCGGCCTTGGTGTCCGCGTGGATCACCTCGGTGCGAAGGTCAGCCACGATCGCGGCCGCCGAGCTGTGCTCCCGGGTCATGTCAGCAGCACCAGGCACATGGCGCTGAATCCGGCTCCGACCAGGGCTTGCGTACGTCCGGTCTCCTGTGATGCGAAGTCGACGGCATCGGATACCACCAGGCCGAGGGCGTAGAGGGTGCAGGCGAGGCCGGAGATGATCTCGCCGTAGCCGAAGAGGAACGGAAGTGGCCGCCCGACGGCTTTGCGGAGAACCGTCGTGCAAG includes:
- a CDS encoding tripartite tricarboxylate transporter permease gives rise to the protein MTDAAFSALASLADPSLLIMLAVGVVAGLIIGLIPGLGGTGAVAILLPITFGMDPEPALAMLIGALAVVHTSDTVAAVLLGAPGSASASVTMLDGYSMARQGQAKRALSLAFLSSMAGGLIGAVGLTLAIPLARPLVLSFGSPELFMLTILGVSLAAVLSRGNVVKGLTAGLLGLLLGLVGTSPTTAEERFSFGSLFLSDGISLVAVALGVFGLAEIASRVGQRRVTEKPVELSGGWGSGIREWITHWTHVIRGALIGIWAGVLPGVGATAGTWLAYGQAVATAKDKRKFGKGDPRGIVGPESANNSVEAGDLIPTFLFGIPGGVPSAMLLGMLLTYGIQPGPAIVTDHLDLMYLIVWAFAIASVAGAFLCFLATGSLAKLTKVPFAVLGPGLLVVMLLGAFQEGGQIGDLWVMVALGVVGFFLNATGMPRAPFLIGFVLAIPMERYYYLTASLYDGASWVARPGVLVFAALLVVPVLWSVVKRLRRASGAVDDGHRDEHEDDNDGDELEGSLARTPWSLGVAVIAVLVFAGALWVSGSFSDEAQLMPRLVALGGLAAAAALTWQELRARRRDVPPGSSVPVDAPAGSSGATMLATRVEPILDARALARRQDLMIGARTFAAMAAFLVLVMLGGYLAATLVFTPLFLLYAARTRPRTAIIYTLVLGAVLLALPSLLPVDLPLGLLQ
- a CDS encoding universal stress protein; the protein is MTIVVAYADTPPGHAAVTAAVTESREGETVVIVPAVRGERVLEMAELEARWPEVAGRVEVERGDLGDPSDTVIQVSQRLDARLIILGLRARTPVGKLVFGSTAQRILLDATCPVLAVKPAVVAS
- a CDS encoding MMPL family transporter, with translation MADSLVRTRSGARPHFADRLTSRRGAWAALGLAVVVMGVLFGVLGGAEAPAGSGDAPAGSEATRVGELMKGFPDADRQTVLVVASRTDGGELSAGDLEGLVPVVGAAGSSEPEVSADGRAAVLAVPITVGADNAGTAEVIEDLRTDIAAQPPDGLVVQVTGGPAFGADMASAFEGADVTLLLVTILIVAILLIITYRSPVLWLVPLIVVALADGLAARVTAAAGALWGLEFDAGIISVLVFGAGTNYALLLISRYREELQESDDDRAALSRAWRKTVPAVLASNVTVVLALLVLVFATIPMTRGLGVPAAIGLLIALVAVLFVLPPFLAVCGRRLFWPFIPRPGGARAQGRTWRAIASRVAKRPAASLIGGLALLAVMAAGLFGTSVGLDQVEKFRVQSESAAGLETLSAHFPAGEAQPIHIVADSTAADEVVAAVAEVEGVVRAHPAGTTDDGSLTKISVTSAFSPGTERSLDQITELREAVHPVPGADALVGGAVATELDAKQGSERDLLLVAPLVLAVSFLVLLALLRSLVAPVLLLLVNLASAAAAIGAGSWLSRVLFDQHALDLQVPILAFLFLVALGIDYTIFLVHRARAEVKAVGTRAAMVEAVAHTGNVITSAGIVLAAVFAALGVLPLVVLGQLGLIVGVGVLVDTLVVRTVIVPAIFALVGERIWWPSRSVGEPGRVLVP
- a CDS encoding sensor histidine kinase, producing MSVVHMPLGWTGPSGSTSARSTVRAMEVGQHVIAVVLTAIGVSRAVGDGVALPVAVASGVAILGWHTAGAVLSSRTRSRRLLVGWLVGFAAIWTAAVAVSAEFVWLAFLLWLLAGHLLPLRWGLAFSVLVLVVVVVAPILDRGTTSYADVFGPVIGGIFAFGISRGYLQLLRDAAERERLVTSLRSAQQEMAELQDELVLAQRHSGAVAERTRISRDIHDTIAQALSSIRLLTHAGGSRTTDEDASRTFAQVEALAGDSLADVRRIVAALAPAELEDAALASALRRMLDRTHDEAGLLTELHVDDTLPLLRTEVEVALLRTAQSALSNVRLHAGATRVVVTLTDDQDSVRMDISDDGAGFDVAAWEQDAGTGSSSYGLRFMRARLRELGGGLDVESTLGEGTAVSAHLPIHIEGPR
- a CDS encoding response regulator transcription factor, encoding MTTVLLVDDHPVVRSGLRAVIDAGESLRVIGEAATGEEAIVLAGDLRPDVVLCDLRLGSGIDGIRTTVALRALDPAPAVLILTTFDRDAEVLGAIEAGAAGYLLKDVDPEVIVEGIRRAAAGDMVLAPDLAARVLKGMRSPLPRLTGREIEVLRHLARGATNREIARTLFVTEATVKSHLAHIFTKLDVDSRSRAIHVAQETGLI
- a CDS encoding response regulator transcription factor translates to MIRVVVADDQPLVRAGLRTLLGTEPDIDVVAVAEDGAAAVEQALALRPDVVCMDIRMPGRDGISATRELCGPDVADPVPVLVLTTFDIDDYVFGALEAGASGFLLKDSDPDAIVAAVRSVAAGHGTLDTSLTRRVLREVVTRRRTQPVTAVRGSELLTTRELDILLHLAEGMSNEEIAQALVLEVSTVKSHLARMMPKLGVKSRLQAAVWAYQSGLIEH
- a CDS encoding sensor histidine kinase, whose protein sequence is MNEETTRMMPRLIAPVVVWLVTTVLLVVAPGLDSADPSVAGSPALGSVGWWVALAVLTGQAAALLGRRSRPLTVLLVVAAGAVALAMSGAGDATSLSSTPVVVAAWSAVTSTPLPHRIRALAGGLAGAGLLVAAGTAVSQTSIGVAAGTAVLAGLVQGAGVIAAPALLAATVRARRDVREARTDLADAVDREQSAQIAAAIAEERTAMARELHDIAAHHLTGIAVMTGAVERQIDTDPAGAKESVRQVRTQSTAMLRELRGLVTLLRSPGQTEEASGHERLAHLPSLVEDARRAGLSVSLSTLGPEAAFERVGPLAQLSAYRTVQECLANAARHAAGAPCEVILDAREPGEVVVTVRNGPPPGPVSSGPPRRRGLGLVGMQERADLTGSTLEAGPTAEGGWQTRLRIPAAVTAEVSG
- a CDS encoding type II CAAX endopeptidase family protein gives rise to the protein MTTTLPVTQPDQGLRAFVRRHQLSTFFVLALAASWLAWTPYVLSNSGLGLWDLTFPGGMIGGQLLGMLPGAYLGPIGSAALVTGIAGGRAGLRAWVRGMWRWRASWRWYAGILIGVPAAIIVSLQATGHQMATPSQAWLIVAVAYVPGLLMQMVTTGLAEEPGWRDFALPRLQRRVGPLGSAFVLGPIWALWHMPLFLTDWGGWPEVSWFAPLVFAGFCFTFGIVMTWVFNRTGQSLPLAMLLHVSVNNFASVAFAEVFPDVDADEFQLALLVGSGVVAALLVLATRGRLGYVKESARSV
- a CDS encoding DUF4232 domain-containing protein → MPLRIRRSVAPLVLATSLLALAATGCSSETADGAGAPSSPSPSAEVTTEPGAEPSTEPTEDSSGTCATGDLTFTVSEKSQAGGYYLVTATAKPGVTCTLAGRTIEAGFGSDVSGDVMPSEQAEGDPITMTGSTKAYAGVNPHSGSQDGGVQFEEIIVSAHEGDMDPVSLKLPSTAEVDQPIGTNWHTDPAKAVPFSG
- a CDS encoding Pycsar system effector family protein, with protein sequence MTREHSSAAAIVADLRTEVIHADTKAAMLIAAMSLGLAAPIGMTNLDGSGLSALLARLGCILWFLALGCLLKVLTPRYRRSAWTTGAGFSSFADIDRAARTGHLASALDGDEPVEQSGLVEAAAELSHIIIVKYRWIRAALGLFAMGITIAAASMLT